The proteins below are encoded in one region of Candidatus Flexicrinis proximus:
- a CDS encoding LacI family DNA-binding transcriptional regulator codes for MANMKEVADRAGVSVATVSRVINQSGYVTIALQDRVKEAMNDLRYHPSALARSLRRQETLTIGLILPNLDHPFFSRVALIIVQSLFKQNYRTLVCTSEEDPAQEAAYVDMLIRQRVDGVIMAPTGESRAMHALIDYGIALVLFDRDLPNLKVNKVLCDNRRGGYEAMRHLIALGHTDVAIIGKDDIAVSIFSRIDGAKAALEESGLKVQIHLERMESEAPPYAAGYEIGRKILGRSGKRPTAIFALTDVAAVGAMRAARDEGLTVPGNLSVIGFDDIPLAGQCIPSLTTIAQPTDEMGRRAAEVLLSALTNRDQEISETIFETQLVVRESTQTRSAT; via the coding sequence ATGGCCAATATGAAGGAAGTCGCAGACCGCGCAGGCGTGTCTGTGGCCACTGTGTCTCGTGTAATCAATCAGTCAGGATATGTGACGATCGCGCTCCAGGATCGCGTAAAGGAGGCGATGAATGACCTCCGGTATCATCCGAGTGCCCTGGCCAGGAGCCTGCGCCGGCAGGAAACCCTCACGATCGGGTTGATACTCCCCAACCTGGATCATCCGTTCTTCAGCCGAGTCGCACTCATTATTGTTCAGAGTCTCTTCAAGCAGAATTACCGCACGCTGGTCTGTACGTCCGAGGAGGATCCTGCACAGGAAGCCGCGTATGTCGATATGCTCATCCGCCAGCGCGTGGACGGCGTGATAATGGCGCCGACCGGGGAAAGCCGGGCAATGCACGCGCTGATTGACTATGGAATTGCGCTTGTGCTGTTTGACCGCGACCTGCCGAATTTGAAGGTCAATAAAGTTCTTTGCGATAACCGTCGCGGCGGCTATGAAGCCATGAGGCACTTGATCGCGCTTGGGCACACGGACGTTGCGATTATTGGAAAAGATGATATTGCCGTGTCGATCTTTAGCCGAATCGACGGCGCCAAAGCTGCACTGGAAGAGTCGGGCCTAAAGGTTCAGATCCACCTGGAGCGCATGGAAAGCGAAGCACCCCCGTACGCTGCTGGATATGAAATCGGGAGGAAGATTTTGGGCCGGAGTGGCAAACGCCCGACGGCGATCTTCGCACTTACCGACGTTGCCGCGGTCGGTGCGATGCGCGCGGCCCGCGACGAAGGATTGACGGTCCCCGGTAACCTTTCGGTCATCGGCTTCGACGACATTCCGCTGGCCGGTCAGTGTATACCCTCGCTGACAACGATCGCGCAGCCAACTGACGAAATGGGGCGACGGGCGGCAGAAGTCCTGTTGTCGGCACTCACGAATCGCGATCAGGAGATCTCTGAGACGATCTTCGAGACACAGCTCGTCGTTCGCGAGTCGACGCAGACCAGAAGCGCGACCTGA
- a CDS encoding transporter substrate-binding domain-containing protein: MMRRIAVFGALTVLFLMAAQAQEPQNVPTLLPPTLVPYDTTGLSEAVFSESAIARIQSSGRVRIGVLFTEPPFGEFTERGEVKGLDADLARKLAEVWGVELRLRQVTRQTALELLASNDVDLLIAAQVHRRELDRSIEYSQTYYLGSQAVMVRSDDSASDLGGLNGRRIGVVLGSTSEDAVRQWASKVGFNGTIETFVTLDRLYGSLGASAVDAIVAPRHRLARLSLLAPDAVKILDQPLELEPYAIVFRRQDLPLRQFVNRTLQVLQASGDLDKILREHFNDGTFYEIPVWSNVGDDAPLPSAYSASIPYPTAYAIPRIQSAGVVRIAGPFLSAEQTGTATESERRLDRFQREFVTQLTRSWNVGVELINAAPVDAVSLVSEGAADLAIGLTPDWNLASQVDFSMPYFLHGLRLMVKADSQVFGFEELRGGGTVATVFNEPTSAAAAVSAAAAATARIEGFQTDESSLALQILEDLNADVAFADVLKLMPHLEAYPTLLRVTDAWYTQEYVSVAVPLNDADFRLLVDYSIQALIDDGTLRNLWSGLLPPQDAPQLEIFPGSVEFLGFQLD; encoded by the coding sequence ATGATGAGACGCATTGCCGTGTTCGGCGCACTGACCGTCCTGTTCCTCATGGCGGCGCAAGCGCAAGAGCCGCAGAACGTCCCGACTCTCCTACCACCAACGCTCGTTCCATATGACACAACGGGATTGAGTGAAGCTGTTTTTAGTGAAAGCGCCATCGCCAGGATTCAGAGCAGCGGACGGGTCCGTATCGGCGTGCTGTTTACCGAACCGCCATTTGGCGAGTTCACGGAGCGCGGCGAAGTAAAAGGCCTTGATGCAGACCTGGCGCGAAAACTCGCCGAGGTTTGGGGTGTTGAACTGCGGCTCCGTCAGGTAACCCGGCAAACTGCCCTGGAACTCCTCGCATCGAACGATGTCGATTTGCTCATTGCCGCTCAGGTGCACCGCCGCGAGTTGGACCGGAGCATCGAGTACAGCCAGACCTACTACCTTGGTTCGCAGGCAGTCATGGTTCGTTCCGACGACTCGGCGTCAGACCTTGGTGGCCTCAACGGACGTAGGATTGGAGTTGTGCTGGGAAGTACCTCAGAAGACGCTGTCCGCCAGTGGGCATCGAAGGTCGGATTCAATGGGACTATCGAGACGTTTGTAACACTGGACCGTCTTTACGGGTCGCTCGGCGCATCAGCCGTCGATGCCATCGTTGCGCCAAGGCATCGGCTGGCTAGATTGTCACTGCTTGCCCCTGATGCGGTCAAGATCCTGGACCAACCTCTCGAACTTGAGCCGTACGCCATCGTGTTCAGGCGACAGGATCTGCCTCTCAGGCAGTTTGTCAACCGCACACTCCAGGTATTGCAGGCCAGCGGGGACCTCGACAAGATCCTACGCGAGCACTTCAACGACGGCACATTCTATGAAATCCCCGTCTGGTCAAATGTCGGTGACGATGCACCGCTGCCGTCGGCATACAGTGCGAGCATCCCATACCCAACCGCTTACGCGATACCCCGTATCCAAAGTGCCGGGGTTGTGCGAATTGCTGGCCCATTCTTGAGCGCCGAGCAGACAGGCACAGCGACCGAATCCGAACGTAGATTGGATCGTTTTCAACGCGAATTCGTGACGCAGCTAACCCGAAGCTGGAATGTCGGCGTCGAGCTAATCAACGCCGCGCCGGTTGATGCAGTAAGTCTCGTTTCTGAAGGGGCCGCCGATCTCGCGATTGGATTGACGCCGGACTGGAACCTCGCGTCTCAAGTCGATTTTTCGATGCCGTACTTTCTGCATGGTCTGCGCCTGATGGTCAAGGCGGACAGCCAGGTTTTCGGCTTCGAAGAGCTGCGCGGCGGCGGAACAGTGGCAACGGTCTTCAACGAACCAACATCGGCAGCCGCGGCCGTCAGTGCCGCTGCCGCTGCGACAGCCAGAATAGAAGGCTTCCAGACCGACGAATCCAGTCTCGCGCTTCAGATCCTCGAAGACCTGAACGCAGATGTCGCCTTTGCGGACGTCCTGAAGCTGATGCCTCACCTCGAAGCCTATCCCACGCTGCTGCGCGTCACCGACGCGTGGTACACACAGGAATACGTCTCGGTCGCTGTGCCGCTCAATGATGCGGACTTCCGGCTGCTTGTCGATTATTCCATCCAGGCCTTGATCGACGACGGCACGCTGAGAAATCTTTGGTCAGGGCTTCTGCCGCCACAGGATGCACCACAGCTGGAAATCTTCCCTGGATCGGTCGAGTTTCTCGGGTTTCAGCTGGACTGA
- the nadD gene encoding nicotinate (nicotinamide) nucleotide adenylyltransferase — protein sequence MTDLLHYGIVGGTFDPPHIAHLILGEHGFEELNLTKVLYVPAGTPPHKDGTRTPDFHRAAMTQIAIGDNPRFELCRVDLDRPGPHYTVDMMAILRQKYPGAEFTFIMGEDMFKDLPNWKRAEGLFTGGQLKVAVMRRLGVKGILRADQHEDTLPGLSEHVTMLKSPLVEISSTDIARRIREGQSGRYIVPDAVLGYIRQHHLYEDIE from the coding sequence TTGACGGACCTCCTTCACTATGGCATCGTGGGCGGGACATTCGATCCTCCGCACATCGCCCATCTTATCCTTGGCGAGCACGGATTCGAAGAACTGAATCTCACGAAGGTGTTGTATGTTCCTGCCGGCACACCGCCCCATAAAGATGGTACGCGGACACCGGACTTCCACCGCGCGGCCATGACGCAAATCGCAATCGGCGACAATCCGCGATTCGAGCTTTGCCGTGTTGACCTTGACCGCCCCGGCCCACATTACACGGTAGATATGATGGCGATTCTGCGCCAGAAGTACCCTGGTGCAGAGTTCACCTTCATCATGGGTGAAGACATGTTCAAGGACCTTCCGAACTGGAAGCGAGCCGAAGGACTCTTCACAGGGGGCCAGCTCAAGGTTGCGGTAATGCGCCGGCTCGGTGTTAAAGGAATATTGCGGGCAGACCAGCATGAGGACACGCTTCCCGGCCTGTCTGAACACGTCACCATGTTGAAGTCGCCCTTGGTCGAAATCTCGTCAACGGACATTGCCCGCCGGATCCGCGAGGGTCAGAGCGGGCGATACATCGTTCCTGACGCCGTGCTGGGATACATCCGTCAACACCACTTGTACGAGGACATCGAATGA
- the obgE gene encoding GTPase ObgE, protein MFFDEAKIFVRSGKGGDGNVSFRREKFMPMGGPAGGDGGKGGDIVFRVNPKLNTLSPFGRKVHFHAGDGAKGGTTDKTGASAPDYIIDVPPGTVVKDAETGVILADLVEPDSTTVLLKGGRGGRGNGRFATSRNQAPRYAERGEPRTERWLVLELKLIADVGIVGVPNAGKSTLLSVVSNAKPKIAAYPFTTLEPNLGVVIYDDADLVFADIPGLIEGAHLGIGLGHEFLRHVQRTRVLIHMINGSAEDPIADFSQINSELALFDERMAKKPQIVAFNKIDLPEVQAKWEALKPKFEALGVQAMPISAAAQTNVRELVGKVFATIADLPKDHEPLHFINADALESRATDVPFTIEVDEDGVYHVTGHRIERAADMTHWDNDEAIMRFQNILEVLGVSKALESKGVKVGDTVFIGGYELEWSD, encoded by the coding sequence ATGTTCTTCGATGAAGCGAAAATATTCGTTCGCAGCGGCAAAGGCGGAGACGGAAATGTCTCGTTTCGCCGTGAAAAGTTCATGCCAATGGGTGGACCCGCGGGCGGCGATGGCGGCAAAGGCGGTGATATTGTGTTCCGGGTTAATCCGAAGCTCAATACACTGTCGCCTTTTGGACGAAAAGTGCATTTCCATGCGGGTGACGGCGCCAAAGGCGGCACAACTGACAAGACTGGCGCAAGCGCGCCCGACTATATCATCGACGTGCCACCCGGCACCGTTGTAAAAGATGCCGAAACCGGCGTTATTCTCGCTGACCTGGTCGAACCCGATTCGACGACGGTGCTGCTAAAAGGCGGCCGGGGCGGCCGGGGCAATGGCCGATTTGCGACAAGCCGCAATCAGGCCCCCCGCTATGCGGAGCGCGGAGAACCGCGTACTGAACGCTGGCTGGTGCTGGAACTGAAGCTGATTGCCGATGTCGGCATCGTCGGCGTCCCTAACGCTGGAAAGTCAACGCTCCTCTCGGTTGTGAGCAACGCTAAGCCAAAGATCGCTGCCTACCCGTTCACGACGCTGGAACCGAACCTCGGCGTAGTCATCTATGACGATGCCGACCTGGTCTTTGCGGATATCCCGGGTTTGATCGAAGGCGCCCACCTCGGCATAGGCCTGGGACACGAATTTCTGCGGCATGTGCAGCGCACACGCGTCCTGATCCACATGATCAATGGATCGGCAGAAGATCCGATCGCCGATTTCAGTCAGATCAACTCGGAACTCGCGTTGTTCGATGAACGCATGGCCAAAAAGCCTCAGATCGTCGCGTTCAACAAGATCGACCTGCCCGAAGTTCAGGCCAAGTGGGAAGCGCTCAAGCCCAAGTTCGAAGCACTTGGCGTGCAGGCGATGCCGATCAGTGCAGCCGCACAGACGAATGTACGAGAGTTGGTCGGAAAAGTGTTTGCCACGATTGCCGACTTGCCGAAGGACCACGAACCACTGCACTTTATCAACGCGGATGCGCTGGAAAGTAGGGCGACTGACGTTCCGTTCACCATTGAAGTTGACGAGGACGGTGTATATCACGTCACCGGCCACCGCATTGAACGCGCGGCGGACATGACTCACTGGGACAATGACGAAGCGATTATGCGCTTTCAGAATATCCTTGAAGTCCTCGGCGTGAGCAAAGCGCTCGAAAGTAAGGGTGTCAAAGTTGGCGACACCGTATTTATCGGCGGCTATGAATTGGAGTGGTCGGATTGA
- a CDS encoding AAA family ATPase — MTTPLQRPRSLQSLTEQQRSAQAGGRWSPSPLSTLEDTGLSKLNLADHVLKILYFGGDLTGADVADRIRLPFAGVCDGVFEFLKREKFVEVRGAAQGYSEATYRYIISGKGTEKAQEAIARSQYAGPAPVPLAQYIQSVNEQNKERRPVTANILRGVMDQLVISDDMLNKVGPAVNSGRSIFLYGPPGNGKTTIADRVGRMVLGEDIWIPYSIDVDGQVIQMYDSLNHELADSQEKFKYATGLVADQRWVQIKRPMIMVGGELTLQGLDLTYDEVNKFYEAPFQMKANGGLFLIDDFGRQQVRAVDLLNRWIVPLEKRTDFLTLNNGRKIEIPFNVLIVFSTNLDPKDLVDEAFLRRIRHKIEVGNPTMNQFREIFQVMCKIMRVPYDENGLKYLIKKWYIDKGRDLRAVHPRDILSQLLDIANYQQRPPELTPEMIDAAAASYFVEL; from the coding sequence ATGACGACGCCTTTACAGCGCCCTCGTTCACTTCAAAGTTTGACTGAACAACAGCGTTCCGCTCAAGCGGGCGGCCGATGGTCCCCAAGTCCACTATCGACCCTCGAAGATACCGGCCTGTCGAAACTGAATCTGGCTGATCACGTCCTGAAAATCTTGTATTTCGGTGGTGACCTCACGGGTGCAGACGTGGCTGACCGCATCCGACTACCCTTTGCGGGCGTCTGCGACGGCGTTTTTGAATTCCTGAAGCGTGAGAAGTTCGTCGAAGTCCGCGGTGCGGCTCAAGGTTACAGTGAGGCAACATACCGCTACATCATTTCCGGTAAAGGAACCGAAAAAGCGCAGGAGGCCATTGCACGTTCGCAGTACGCCGGTCCCGCGCCTGTACCGTTGGCGCAGTACATTCAGTCGGTAAACGAACAAAACAAGGAACGCCGGCCCGTAACGGCCAATATTCTGCGCGGCGTCATGGATCAGCTTGTGATTTCTGACGATATGCTGAACAAGGTCGGCCCGGCCGTCAACAGTGGCCGATCGATCTTCCTCTATGGCCCACCGGGAAACGGCAAGACCACCATTGCCGACCGGGTTGGCCGGATGGTGTTGGGCGAAGACATCTGGATCCCCTACTCGATTGACGTAGACGGCCAGGTCATTCAGATGTACGACTCGCTCAATCATGAATTAGCCGATTCGCAGGAGAAGTTCAAGTACGCGACCGGCCTCGTCGCTGATCAGCGTTGGGTTCAAATCAAGCGACCGATGATCATGGTCGGCGGCGAATTGACGCTGCAGGGTCTCGACCTGACCTACGACGAAGTAAACAAGTTTTATGAAGCGCCGTTCCAGATGAAGGCGAATGGCGGCCTGTTCCTGATCGACGACTTTGGCCGTCAGCAGGTACGCGCCGTCGATCTGCTTAACCGCTGGATTGTGCCGCTCGAAAAGCGGACCGACTTCCTGACACTGAACAATGGCCGGAAGATCGAAATCCCCTTCAACGTGCTCATCGTGTTTTCCACGAATCTCGACCCGAAAGATCTGGTCGATGAAGCATTCCTCCGTCGTATCCGCCATAAGATCGAGGTCGGCAATCCGACCATGAATCAGTTCCGCGAAATCTTTCAGGTCATGTGCAAGATCATGCGCGTCCCATATGACGAGAACGGTCTCAAGTATCTGATTAAGAAATGGTATATCGACAAGGGACGTGACCTGCGGGCCGTGCATCCGCGTGACATCCTCTCTCAGCTCCTGGATATCGCCAACTACCAACAGCGTCCGCCTGAGTTGACTCCGGAGATGATTGACGCGGCTGCGGCCTCCTACTTCGTTGAGTTGTAG
- a CDS encoding ROK family protein, whose translation MSNGGAILAVDLGGTRIRAARLSSKLHLEARAETPTQVETGPDSIVERMVDLIREVWPADKRVAYVGVAAPGPLDPFSGVVLSPPNLGWHNVPLRDMLLEALGVPVIVGNDANAAALAEALVGAGKGFRHSIYLTISTGVGSGIIVDGKLHTGARGLAAEAGLIPLLIGDKVATLEDLSAGPDMARAALKRIKSGEVSSLAAQIDTLDTEAIGAAANDGDVLAKSVIASAARCIGLGIVGLLYLFNPQRVIIGGGVSQLGDLIFDPIRTTVAQFGIDPAYLEGLDIVPAVLGPDVGLVGAGVLVLTEGGTRDLEEVAKSL comes from the coding sequence ATGAGTAATGGCGGCGCAATTCTTGCCGTTGACCTGGGTGGAACGCGTATACGGGCGGCGCGGCTCTCGTCGAAGCTCCACCTTGAGGCACGCGCTGAAACCCCGACACAGGTTGAAACCGGACCAGACTCTATCGTTGAACGGATGGTTGATCTGATTCGCGAGGTCTGGCCCGCCGATAAGCGAGTTGCCTATGTGGGCGTGGCGGCTCCTGGCCCTCTTGATCCGTTCTCGGGCGTCGTGCTCTCCCCGCCGAACCTCGGTTGGCACAATGTGCCGCTGCGAGACATGCTGCTTGAAGCGCTGGGTGTACCGGTCATCGTTGGAAATGATGCGAATGCGGCCGCACTGGCTGAGGCGCTTGTCGGAGCAGGGAAGGGATTCCGCCATTCGATTTACCTGACCATCAGCACCGGTGTGGGCAGCGGAATCATTGTAGACGGCAAACTGCACACGGGCGCGCGCGGACTGGCCGCAGAAGCGGGCCTCATCCCCTTACTGATCGGCGACAAAGTAGCGACGCTCGAAGACCTGAGTGCGGGTCCGGATATGGCGCGGGCGGCTCTCAAGCGCATCAAATCGGGCGAAGTCTCCTCGCTTGCTGCACAGATCGACACGCTTGATACTGAGGCCATCGGGGCCGCCGCCAATGACGGTGATGTGCTGGCGAAATCGGTTATCGCCAGTGCCGCAAGATGCATCGGCCTGGGTATCGTGGGCCTGCTGTATCTGTTCAACCCTCAGCGTGTCATCATTGGTGGCGGGGTCAGCCAGCTCGGAGACCTCATTTTTGACCCAATCCGGACGACGGTTGCGCAGTTCGGGATCGATCCCGCTTATCTGGAAGGGCTGGACATTGTGCCTGCGGTACTTGGCCCCGACGTCGGGTTAGTTGGGGCGGGGGTGCTGGTGCTGACAGAAGGTGGTACACGGGACCTCGAAGAAGTCGCAAAGAGCCTGTAA
- a CDS encoding PAS domain S-box protein, translating into MLTLPDVQIRQRDFLLQISRAITAQLELSEVLRRVLQASVVMTVAQVGLVALNVDERFRVRAFSNLTEQQVELANKHLDGLVSGISREGDTSILDRELKALATALDPALRQALALPLIFAGNPLGLLIVFRSYSAPITPNDVQILQSFADQSAIAVNNAQLYAAVSQERKQLQAILDHSADGVMILGSDLTIQQFNEALVRMTGWSQRDAVGAAHDTIIRWVNDEHEDLQAAVDEGYPFNSPVEPAHNTLYVEGDLKCKNGQSLSVGITYAPMLSVDGTVLNIVANVRDITNFRQAQEMQNTFISVISHELKTPVAIIKGYAATLRREDATWDEKTVHDTLGVIEDEADRLGALIQDLLMTSKLHAQRIMELDFSDVWLPELAGRVVERFKSQTERHHLATKFVRGFPTIKGDEARLRQLLDNLVGNAIKYSPNGGSIEVAGTFDANWVFMTVRDEGIGIAQVDADRVFDRFYRAEGALRKSTQGTGLGLYLAKAIVDAHHGLIDVESKLGEGSTFHVRLPREFASERR; encoded by the coding sequence ATGTTAACCTTGCCTGATGTCCAAATTCGTCAACGCGATTTTCTGCTTCAGATTTCGCGCGCGATCACCGCTCAGCTCGAGCTGAGTGAGGTGCTGCGGCGCGTGCTGCAGGCGTCGGTCGTGATGACGGTTGCCCAGGTTGGGCTGGTTGCGCTGAACGTTGATGAGCGTTTTCGCGTGCGCGCCTTCTCAAATCTGACCGAACAACAGGTCGAACTCGCAAATAAACACCTCGATGGACTTGTGTCCGGGATTTCGCGCGAGGGAGATACAAGTATTCTGGATCGGGAGTTAAAGGCGTTGGCGACCGCTCTTGATCCTGCCTTGAGACAGGCGCTTGCTCTGCCCCTGATATTCGCGGGCAATCCCCTGGGTCTGCTGATTGTTTTTCGATCGTATAGCGCGCCAATCACGCCAAATGACGTGCAGATTTTACAGAGCTTTGCAGATCAATCGGCAATCGCCGTTAATAACGCGCAGCTATACGCCGCTGTATCGCAGGAACGCAAGCAGCTCCAGGCAATTCTCGACCACAGCGCCGACGGGGTGATGATCCTTGGCAGTGACCTGACGATTCAGCAGTTCAATGAGGCGCTGGTCCGAATGACAGGCTGGAGTCAGCGGGATGCAGTCGGCGCCGCTCACGATACCATCATCCGATGGGTTAACGACGAACATGAAGACCTGCAGGCGGCTGTAGACGAGGGCTATCCGTTCAATAGTCCGGTGGAGCCTGCCCATAACACACTTTACGTAGAGGGTGACCTGAAGTGCAAGAACGGCCAATCCCTGAGCGTCGGCATCACGTATGCGCCCATGCTATCGGTAGACGGCACCGTCCTGAATATCGTCGCCAATGTGCGGGATATTACGAATTTCCGCCAGGCGCAGGAGATGCAGAACACGTTTATTTCGGTCATCTCACACGAACTCAAGACGCCGGTCGCAATTATCAAGGGCTATGCGGCGACTTTACGCCGCGAAGATGCCACCTGGGATGAGAAGACCGTGCACGATACACTTGGCGTGATTGAGGATGAAGCAGATCGGTTGGGCGCGCTGATTCAGGACCTGTTGATGACGAGTAAGCTGCACGCCCAGCGTATTATGGAACTCGACTTTTCCGACGTGTGGCTTCCTGAACTTGCCGGCAGAGTGGTGGAGCGGTTTAAATCGCAGACTGAGCGCCACCATCTGGCAACGAAGTTTGTCCGTGGATTTCCGACTATCAAGGGCGATGAAGCACGTCTTCGACAGCTTCTGGATAATCTTGTCGGCAATGCCATCAAGTATTCGCCTAACGGGGGAAGTATCGAAGTCGCCGGGACTTTCGACGCCAACTGGGTCTTTATGACCGTGCGCGACGAGGGGATTGGAATTGCCCAGGTGGATGCCGATCGAGTCTTCGATCGATTCTACAGGGCCGAAGGCGCGCTCAGGAAATCGACGCAGGGCACTGGGCTCGGATTGTATCTAGCCAAAGCGATCGTCGACGCGCATCATGGTCTGATTGACGTGGAGAGTAAGTTGGGAGAAGGCTCGACTTTTCACGTGCGTCTTCCACGCGAGTTCGCAAGTGAAAGACGCTAG
- a CDS encoding CpXC domain-containing protein, which produces MQPTSTLRCSSCGQPINARVYSYIDAQAEPQAKAALINQQLNRFQCANCGNITQVAAPVLYHDAKKELLLALVPMEMNFSKDQQERVIGDLMKQLPKENFKAYMFSPKRALTMQGLIEAVLGADGVTPEMINEAKQRSNLVQSFVEATDEELDKMIAKHDTDIDSRFIQTFSALAQRLAQSGRADMAQAVLATQQVVVAKSSFGKELEQQRAQQELIIQEMAAQLQALGQNASREDFLRIVLAYAQDEMRLQAIVGLARPVFDEEFFALLASETNKAQAAEHERYTMLSERLARFTAMADQQAQMRVGAAVELLQMLLNAPDIDAALEENSPLIDDTFIAVLTANIQEAERRRDIKMSARMKQIYERTMMLIQATMPEEVVLVNTLLQTPDNEDARKLLTDGIAKHGIVLLDVMESIAQQLSEEGRNDLAERLGLFIREAESALRNG; this is translated from the coding sequence ATGCAACCCACGTCAACGCTGCGCTGCTCTAGCTGCGGGCAGCCCATCAATGCGCGTGTGTACTCATATATAGACGCACAGGCAGAGCCGCAGGCGAAAGCTGCACTCATTAACCAGCAGCTGAACCGGTTTCAGTGTGCAAATTGCGGCAACATCACCCAGGTTGCTGCGCCTGTGCTGTATCATGACGCAAAGAAAGAACTGCTGTTGGCGCTCGTTCCAATGGAGATGAACTTCAGTAAGGATCAGCAGGAACGTGTTATCGGCGATCTGATGAAGCAGCTTCCGAAGGAGAACTTCAAGGCCTACATGTTCAGCCCAAAACGGGCACTGACGATGCAGGGCCTGATCGAGGCTGTTCTCGGCGCAGATGGCGTTACGCCGGAGATGATCAACGAGGCGAAGCAGCGCTCTAATCTCGTGCAGTCGTTCGTAGAGGCGACCGACGAAGAGCTTGACAAGATGATCGCGAAACACGATACGGATATTGATTCGCGGTTTATCCAGACGTTTTCCGCACTGGCGCAGCGGTTGGCGCAGAGCGGACGCGCTGATATGGCGCAAGCGGTTCTGGCTACTCAACAGGTTGTTGTCGCCAAGTCAAGCTTCGGGAAAGAACTGGAACAACAGCGCGCCCAGCAGGAACTAATCATTCAGGAGATGGCGGCGCAGCTTCAGGCGCTGGGCCAGAACGCTTCGCGTGAGGACTTCCTGCGAATCGTGCTTGCATACGCGCAGGATGAAATGCGCCTTCAGGCAATCGTTGGGCTTGCACGACCTGTATTTGACGAGGAATTCTTCGCACTTCTTGCCAGCGAGACAAACAAGGCGCAGGCCGCTGAGCATGAGCGTTACACGATGCTTTCGGAACGGCTTGCGCGCTTTACGGCTATGGCCGATCAGCAGGCGCAGATGCGCGTGGGCGCCGCTGTCGAACTGCTGCAGATGCTGCTGAATGCGCCGGACATTGACGCAGCGCTGGAGGAGAATTCGCCGTTAATTGACGACACGTTCATAGCGGTTTTGACGGCCAACATCCAGGAGGCCGAGCGCCGCCGGGACATCAAAATGTCGGCACGGATGAAGCAGATCTATGAACGCACCATGATGCTCATTCAGGCGACGATGCCTGAAGAAGTCGTGCTGGTTAATACGCTGCTGCAGACGCCGGACAATGAAGATGCGCGCAAGCTCCTCACCGATGGTATCGCAAAACACGGTATCGTGTTGCTCGACGTGATGGAAAGCATCGCGCAGCAGCTTTCAGAGGAAGGGCGTAATGATCTCGCAGAGCGGCTCGGACTCTTTATCAGGGAAGCCGAATCCGCCTTGAGAAACGGATAG
- a CDS encoding DUF971 domain-containing protein has product MTIVHIRPAAITLNKTEGVLQISWSDGAECQYPLSNLREACPCVECRGGHSKMGREFDPDDILRLVPKRSYAVKSLEIVGNYALQPIWDDSHSSGIYTFEYLRRLCPSEAE; this is encoded by the coding sequence GTGACGATAGTACATATCAGGCCAGCGGCCATTACACTGAACAAGACCGAGGGGGTATTGCAGATCTCCTGGTCGGACGGGGCGGAATGCCAGTATCCACTCAGCAACCTGCGCGAAGCTTGTCCATGCGTCGAGTGTCGCGGTGGTCACAGCAAAATGGGCCGCGAGTTTGACCCGGACGATATTCTCCGCTTGGTTCCCAAGCGCAGCTACGCGGTGAAGTCGCTCGAAATCGTCGGCAATTACGCCCTGCAACCTATCTGGGATGACAGCCATTCGAGCGGTATTTATACGTTTGAATACCTGAGACGCCTTTGTCCATCGGAGGCTGAGTAG